From Lycium ferocissimum isolate CSIRO_LF1 chromosome 12, AGI_CSIRO_Lferr_CH_V1, whole genome shotgun sequence, one genomic window encodes:
- the LOC132039363 gene encoding uncharacterized protein LOC132039363: MAPYEDLYSRKCRSLAGWFEVGEASLFGPDLVHQAIEKVAYELRLPSELQAVHPVFHMSMLRKCIGDPSKIIPVDDIQVTENLTYEEEPIAILDRQVRRLRNKEMASIKVLWRSKDREEMTWEAETEMKSKYTHLFHPQMILFRRNLYKMLLYPQITYKVKVIFSPLRIIVMGNIILITAYLYVVEYGRHINGKL; the protein is encoded by the exons atggctccgtatgaggaTTTATATAGCAGGAAGTGTAGGTCTCTTGccggatggtttgaagtcggagaaGCAAGCTTATTCGGGCCAGACCTTGTCCATCAGGCTATTGAAAAG gtggcttatgagttaagGCTGCCATCAGAACTGCAAGcggttcatccagtttttcatatgTCCATGCTGAggaaatgtattggagatccctCCAAAATCATACCTGTTGACGATATACAAGTTACAGAAAATCTGACATATGAGGAAGAACCAATTGCTATTCTTGATCGACAAGTCCGCAGACTCAGAAATAAAGAGATGGCTTCAATAAAGGTTCTATGGAGGAGTAAagatagggaagagatgacgtGGGAAGCTGAAACGGAAATGAAGTCCAAGTATACCCATTTATTCCACCCACAGATGATACTATTCCGGAGGAATCTTTACAAGATGTTGCTTTATCCGCAAATCACTTACAAGGTAAAAGTCATATTTAGTCCCTTGAGAATCATTGTGATGGGAAATATCATTCTAATTACTGCATATTTATATGTCGTTGAGTACGGTAGACATATAAATGGGAAGTTGTGA